The Ignavibacteriales bacterium genomic interval TTGACATTGTCGCTGCCTTGACGGATGAAAATGTCCCCATACAGCCTGAAGGGACAACCCAGACACTTCAGGAATTGGATAAAGTATTCATTCAGCTGAAAAGCCCCCGGTACGGAGCTACGCTGGGTGATTTTACGTACGCCATTCGTGTGGAAGATGGCGGAGAGTTCGGGCGACTTTCGAGAAAACTGCAAGGAGCAAACGGCACCGCTTCGTTGCGTGACGTGTTCGGTCAGGGGAGCGCACTCACAATCGGCATAACGGGAGGCACGACCCGCGGTAAATATACGAGTAACCAGTTCCAGGGTATTGAAGGCACCCAGGGGCCATATCTTCTGACGGCACTGGATGCTGGCATCAGACCAATTGTGATTGCTGGGACAGAGAAGGTGTTCATTGATGGTCAACCGATGACTCGCGGAGAGACGAACGACTATACTATTGACTATAGCACTGGTGAACTCTTCTTTTCAGCCAGGCGGCTTATTACGAATGCGTCTCGCATCACCGTCGACTTCGAATACACCGATCGCCAATTCACACGCAACCTGGTTGGAGTTTCTGCTGAGGCGACCGCTCTGGAGAATCGACTCCGGATGTTCACGTCAGTCACGCAGGAGGCAGACGATCCTGCTTCGCCGATCGATCTGGCGCTTAACGATAGTTTGAGGTCTGTGATCGCTGCAAGCGGCACTGACCGGTACAAAGCCAGTGTGAGCGGATTGAACTACGCTGGTCGCGATTCGCTCACGCTGAAAGGCCAGGGGCAATATGCGCTCATGGACACTCTCCTCAACGGGAAGCGACGCTCGTTTCTCGTCTATGCGCCGGGAGATGCGAGAGCATACTATACGGCGACGTTTGCGCAACTCCCTGACATGCCGCCCGATTCGCTGGGTTACAATAGATCCAGCAGGGGAGGGTACGTCCTCGCCGGCTTGGGGAAGGGAAATTATCTTCCTGTCCAATTCCTGCCAATTCCGGAACTGCACAGGGTCCTCAATGGGCGGTTGAGCTTCGCGCCACGATCTGATCTCACGCTCAGTGCCGACTACGCGCTCAGTTCCTTTGACCGGAACAGATTGTCAGCTTTGAGTGCTGTAACCAACCAGGGCGGCGCATACAAAATCAGGGCAGAATATCGCCCAAAAGAACTTCAGATCGGTGCGTTGAAACTCGGTGACCTTGGAATCAGCTTGTCTGAGAGATTTGTGGATCACCGTTTTGTCTCCCTTGACCGTTCCAACGAAATCGAATTCAACCGGAACTGGAACATCGTCGGGCTTGCCGGTGGAGATGAGGACATTCAACAGGCTGAGGTGACATACAATCCCACGCGCAATATTGAATTCAGCGCTGGATACGGTTTGCTCGATCGACAGGGGAGCTTCCGTTCAACGCGGGTGACGACAAACATTGCAGTCACAGACTCCTCCTTGCCTTCGATGAGGTATGGATCCGAGCTCATTCGCAGCAGAGATCTCGTCACACTGGTGGAGTCGGATTGGATACGCCACAACGGAACGATTGCTGCGACGATTTGGAACATGGAACCCTCAATGAGAATTGAAACTGAGGAAAAGCGGGATCGATTCGGTGGGATGGATTCTCTTCAGCGGGGCAGCTTTCGATTCATCGAAATCGCTCCTGGAATTACGTTGTTCGATCTGGAGCCCCTTCGTGCAACGGCGGAGATTCAGATGAGGAGGGAGGATAGCACTTCTGCGGGAACGTTCACGAGAGCGTTCAACGCATTGACACAGCTGTATGATGTCCGGTTGAGGGAGTGGAAGTCCCTCTCATCGTCGATCTCGCTGGCATTGCGGCGCACCGACTTATCGGAGGAATTCGCCGCCCGCGGCGGGATCGCGGCGAACACAATGCTCGTGCGTTCTCAACTCCGGTATTCTCCCTGGCAACGGGCTGTTGACGCTGACGTGTTGTACGAGTTCGCGCGCGAGAGATCTGCGTCGATGAGGCGCGTGTTCGTCAGAGTCCCAAGAGGGACAGGCAACTACACCTACAAGGGGGACGTAAATCAAAACGGGATCGCAGACGAGAGCGAGTTCGAACTAGCCAGGTTCGACGGGGAATTCGTGGCAATCTACGTCCCGGGCGATCGATTTGTGCCCGTTGTAGATTTGAGGACCGGCGTGCGTTTGCGATTTACACCTTCCAAGTTGTTTCCACAGCGCCATAGTATCCTTGAGAAGGTTCTCGCCTCGCTCTCCACGGAGACAGTTGCGCGAGTGGAAGAAAAAAGCACCGAACCGGATGCGTCTCAGATCTACTCCCTCCGCCTCTCAAGATTTCTGAGTGATAGCACAACGATTGCTGGGACGAATCTCTTCACGCAGGATGTCTATCTTTTCGAATCCGACCCGACCTTTTCATTGCGTCTTCGTTTCAATCAACGGGAAAGCCTGCTACGGCTCGTAGGTTCAGTCGAGAAGACCTACATGGGTGAACGGAGCGCTCGCCTCAGGACTCAGCTTCTGAAAGAAATTGGCAACCAAACAGAATTCAGCAGCAAAGTAGATCAAATGAATTCGTCAATCGATTCTCCGCGTGAACGCGATTTGCAGTCTACAGCATTGAAGACGGAGTTTTCGTATCGTCCCTATCCGGAATGGGAAATTGCGTTTGGGTTTGGCGCGTCGCAAATCGTCAATCGTTTTCTAGGCGCTAACACGACGGCCAATCTGAACAATCAGTTCATTCATCTCACGTATGCGATTCTTTCTCTTGGCCAATTGCGCGGAGAGTTGGACCGGGAAGATGTCCAAGTTGATACCCCCGTCCATGGAGTTTCACAGGAGTACCCGTACGAGTTCACGAATGGTGAATCCATCGGGAAGACTCTCCTCTGGCGGCTTGCTTTTGACTACAGGATTAGCCAATATATTCAGATGACCGTGAACTATGACGGGCGTTCAGAGGGGGGGCGTGGATCAGTACACAATGCTCGGGCGGGGGTTCGGGCCTTTTTCTGACAACTCTGCTTCTGATTGCTTTTTCCCTGCGATCGAGAGTGTTCACATCACCCGGTGGATGCCTGATAATTATCCATTGACTCATTCAAACAGGAGTGAGGTTCCAGGGATCTTCTCCAACGAGCATCTCCCGTTTCTTGCCTTTCGTCTTCGAATTAGCTATACTCAGAGCGTTTTTTGCCCCACGTACAGACTATCAGGTGACATGTCCTTTCTGAAAGATCTCAACCCGGTTCAGCAAGAAGCAGTCAAAGCGCTGAATGGCCCGGTTATGATTATTGCCGGAGCGGGAAGCGGGAAAACGCGCGTCCTTACCTATCGGGTCGCCTACCTCATCAGCTGCGGGGTTCCGCCATATCAGATCCTCGCGCTGACATTCACGAACAAAGCCGCGAAAGAGATGAAGGAGCGTATCGTGAGGCTTGTAGGCGACAAAGCCTCGGAGGTCTGGATGGGCACATTCCATTCGATGTTCGCCCGCATACTCCGCAAAGAGGCACCGCTGCTGGGTTATGACAGGGCGTTCACAATCTATGATTCTGATGATTCACAGAGTGCCATACGACGCTGTATGGAGAGGGTAAACG includes:
- a CDS encoding UvrD-helicase domain-containing protein, encoding MSFLKDLNPVQQEAVKALNGPVMIIAGAGSGKTRVLTYRVAYLISCGVPPYQILALTFTNKAAKEMKERIVRLVGDKASEVWMGTFHSMFARILRKEAPLLGYDRAFTIYDSDDSQSAIRRCMERVNVSTQQITAQTVASRISAAKNQLIPPAEYAQLASDFLDEKIGSIYGEYVKLLHRSNAMDFDDLLIKPIELFQKHPDVLEKYHH